A stretch of DNA from Streptomyces venezuelae:
CCCGGCGCTGCTTCTCGGCTACATCCGTTTCGTCCAGCGCAAGCCCGTCACCCGGGCCGCTGCCGCCGGTGCGGCGGTGGCCGTGGTCGGGCTGGCCTGCGTGGTGGAGATCTGGGCGGGGCTGAGCCTGGACCCCCTGGGCGTCGCGCTGGGGCTGGCCGCCGCCTGCTGCCAGGCCTTCTACTTCATCTTCGCCGACCAGGGCGCGGACGGGGACGATGTGCCGGACCCGCTGGGCGTCGCGGCGTACGGGCTGATCATCGGAACCCTGGTGATGACGCTGATCGCCCGGCCCTGGCAGATGGACTGGGAGGTGCTCGGCGGGGACGCCTCGGTGGCGGGTACCGAGGTGCCGGCCCTGGCGCTGCTCGGCTGGGTGGTACTGATCGCGACCGTGCTCGCGTACCTGACCGGGGTGGTCTCGGTGCGCCGGCTCTCGCCGCAGGTCGCCGGGGTGGTGGCCTGCCTGGAGGCGGTCGTCGCCACCGTGCTGGCCTGGGTGCTGCTCGGCGAACACCTCTCCGCGCCGCAGATCCTGGGCGGCGGGCTGGTACTGGGCGGGGCGCTGATCGCGCAGTCCGCCCGGCCTCAGGCGCCGGCCGGGCCCGAAATGGACGCGCTGGACCGGGAAAAGACCGCGGCATAGGGTGTGGACCGTGCATTCGACCGTGCTTCCGCCGCCCGCCGCCTGACGCGGGCGGCTACCGCTGAGAGCGAGACCTCGGCCCGGTGAGTTCCCGGGCCGGTCCGTGCTGCCCGCGAAGCGATGACACAGGCCCTTCCTCATCCTTCACGCACGCACGGAGAAACACGTGTCGAACCACTCGCCCGCCGGGCGCAGTCTGCTGTACCTCGTCGTCGCCGGAGCCGCCTGGGGCACCGCCGGGGCGGCGGCCTCCCTCCTCTTCCTGGCCAGTGACCTCGGGCCGCTGTCCCTGACGTTCTGGCGGTCCGCGGGCGGCCTGGCCGTCCTGCTCGGGGTGCTGGCGCTGCGGCGCCGCCGCCCCGGGAGCGCCGCGCCCCGCCCCTCGTTCGGCTCTCTGGTCGGCACCGGCCTGCTGTTCACCCTCTTCCAGGCCGCCTACTTCGGCGCGGTGCAGGAGACCGGGCTGGCCGTCGGGACCGTGGTCACCCTCGGCGCCGGTCCGGTGCTGATCGCCCTGGGCGCCCGGTACTGGATGGGCGAGCGGCTCGGGCGCGGTGGTGCGGCTGCCGTCCTGGGTGCCCTCGCCGGTCTGGTGGTCCTCGTGCTGGGCAGTGGAGGCGGCGAGGTGCGTCCGCTGGGCGTCGGCCTGGCCCTGCTGTCGGCCGCGGGATACGCGGGGATGGCCCTGCGGACCCGGTGGAGCGGGCAGCGCGGCGCGGCCGGCGACCCGCTGGTGACCACGGCCTGGTCGGTCGGGGTGGGCGCGGTCTGCCTGTTCCCGCTCGCCCTGGTCGAGGGGCTGCTGCCGCACACCGCCGAACTCGGGCGGGTGCTCTGGCTGCTGGTGTACGTGGCCACGGTGCCGACCGCGCTCGCGTACGCGCTCTACTTCGCCGGGGCCGCGGCGGTGCGGGCCGCCACGGTGTCGGTGATCATGCTGATCGAGCCGGTGAGCGCGGCGGTGATCGCCGTGCTGGTGCTGGGGGAGCAGCTGACCGGCGCGGTGGTGCTGGGAACCGTACTGCTCCTGACGGCGGTCCTCGCGCTGATCGTCGCGGAGGCCCGCCGTCCGGTGCCGGCTCCGCGCTCTGAGCAGCAGCCGGCGCCCGTGCCGGTTCAGAGCGCGGCGAGGTAGTCCGGGGTCGCGATGCCGGGGGCCAGATCGGCGGCCGGGACCGGAGTCCCGTACGTCTGCGCGACCGGGACCACGCCCGACCAGTGCGGGAGGGACAGGTCCGCGGGCTCGTCGTTCGGGCCGCCGGTACGGATCTTCGCGGAGACCTCGGCCAGGTCCAGCCGGATCACGGCGGTGGCGGCCAGTTCCTTGGCGTTGGCCGGCCGGGAGTCGGCGGCACGGCCCGGAACCACGTGGTCCACGAGGGCGTCGAGGGCGCTGCGGCGCTCCGCCTCGTCGGTGACGGTGCGGGCGATGCCGTGGATCACCACCGAGCGGTAGTTGATCGAGTGGTGGAACGCGGACTTGGCGAGCACCAGGCCGTCCACGTGGGTGACGGTCACGCAGACCGGCAGGCCCGGGTCCGCTTCGGCGGCCGGGCCGCCGGCCGCGGCGGCGCGGAGCGGGCGGGATCCGGTGGAACCGTGCAGGTAGAGGGTTTCGCCGACCCGGCCGTAGAGGGTGGGCAGGACCACCGGGGCGCCGTCGCGGACGAAGCCGAGGTGGCAGACGTACGCCTGGTCGAGTATCGAGTGCACCGTCGCGCGGTCGTAGTGGGCCCGGTCGGCGGACCGGGTGGGGACGGTCCGGTCGGTGCGCTCGTAGGCGGCGGTGGCTTCGGTGGGGGCGGTCATGGTGCCAACTCCATTGCACTAGTGCATAATGCTGTTTGTGCTAGGAGATTACCTGATCACAGGTGGACGCGCATCGGAGATTGCGGCCAGTGTCGAAGCGGGGGTGGGCTCGGGGGAGCTCGCGCCCGGCGCACTGCTGCCACCGATGCGGGAGCTCGCGGCCCGGCTGGGCGTCAACCCGAACACGGTTGCCGCGGCCTACCGGACGCTGCGCGAGCGGGGGGTCATCGAGACGGACGGCCGGCGCGGCAGCCGGGTCCGGGCACGGCCGGCGAGCACTCCGAGGGAGGCGATGGGAATCGCCGTACCGGCGGGCGCCCGGGACCTGTCCAGCGGCAACCCGGACCTGGCGCTGCTGCCCGCCCTGGCGGGGCCGCTGGCGGCAGCTGCGCGGCGGTACGCGCAGGCACCCACGGAGTACGGGCAGGAACCGGTTGTTCCGGAACTGGCGCGGCTGGCCCGCGCGGGGCTGTCGGCGGAGGGCGTGCCGGACGGGCCGCTGGCGCTGACCTCGGGTGCCCTGGACGGGATCGAGCGGGTGCTCGCGGCCCACCTCAAGCCGGGCGACGCGGTGGCGGTGGAGGACCCGGGGTGGGGGAGCGCGCTGGACCTGGTGCCGGCGCTGGGGCTGCGGGTGCTGCCGGTCGAGGTGGACGAGGAGGGTCCGCGGCCGGACGCGGTGGCCGCGGCACTGGCCGCCGGGGCACGGGCCCTGCTGGTCACCTCGCGGGCGCAGAACCCGACGGGAGCGCTGGTCGGAGCGGCCCGGGCAG
This window harbors:
- a CDS encoding EamA family transporter, whose amino-acid sequence is MQASGKNAGLGLALVSAAAFGGSGVAAKPLIEAGLDPLHMVWLRVAGAALVLSPLAWRHRDLVRRKPALLAGFGLIAVAGVQAFYFASLSRIPVGVALLLEYLGPALLLGYIRFVQRKPVTRAAAAGAAVAVVGLACVVEIWAGLSLDPLGVALGLAAACCQAFYFIFADQGADGDDVPDPLGVAAYGLIIGTLVMTLIARPWQMDWEVLGGDASVAGTEVPALALLGWVVLIATVLAYLTGVVSVRRLSPQVAGVVACLEAVVATVLAWVLLGEHLSAPQILGGGLVLGGALIAQSARPQAPAGPEMDALDREKTAA
- a CDS encoding pyridoxamine 5'-phosphate oxidase family protein; translated protein: MTAPTEATAAYERTDRTVPTRSADRAHYDRATVHSILDQAYVCHLGFVRDGAPVVLPTLYGRVGETLYLHGSTGSRPLRAAAAGGPAAEADPGLPVCVTVTHVDGLVLAKSAFHHSINYRSVVIHGIARTVTDEAERRSALDALVDHVVPGRAADSRPANAKELAATAVIRLDLAEVSAKIRTGGPNDEPADLSLPHWSGVVPVAQTYGTPVPAADLAPGIATPDYLAAL
- a CDS encoding aminotransferase class I/II-fold pyridoxal phosphate-dependent enzyme — encoded protein: MLGDYLITGGRASEIAASVEAGVGSGELAPGALLPPMRELAARLGVNPNTVAAAYRTLRERGVIETDGRRGSRVRARPASTPREAMGIAVPAGARDLSSGNPDLALLPALAGPLAAAARRYAQAPTEYGQEPVVPELARLARAGLSAEGVPDGPLALTSGALDGIERVLAAHLKPGDAVAVEDPGWGSALDLVPALGLRVLPVEVDEEGPRPDAVAAALAAGARALLVTSRAQNPTGALVGAARAAALRSLLARHPGVLVIEDDHGHGIVDLPLHPLGGLTRHWALVRSTAKAYGPDLRLALVTGDPVTLDRVRGRQRLGPGWVSRLLQYTLLELWNTGAVDPAVVARGYGERRDALVAELAARGVAAYGRTGMNVWIPVGDETAVVTRLLAAGWAVAPGARFRVESAPGIRVTVSRLTPADVPSLAEAIAAAVRPTSATRYV
- a CDS encoding DMT family transporter, whose translation is MSNHSPAGRSLLYLVVAGAAWGTAGAAASLLFLASDLGPLSLTFWRSAGGLAVLLGVLALRRRRPGSAAPRPSFGSLVGTGLLFTLFQAAYFGAVQETGLAVGTVVTLGAGPVLIALGARYWMGERLGRGGAAAVLGALAGLVVLVLGSGGGEVRPLGVGLALLSAAGYAGMALRTRWSGQRGAAGDPLVTTAWSVGVGAVCLFPLALVEGLLPHTAELGRVLWLLVYVATVPTALAYALYFAGAAAVRAATVSVIMLIEPVSAAVIAVLVLGEQLTGAVVLGTVLLLTAVLALIVAEARRPVPAPRSEQQPAPVPVQSAAR